In Marinobacter sp. LQ44, the following are encoded in one genomic region:
- a CDS encoding efflux RND transporter periplasmic adaptor subunit, producing the protein MTKAKLGSLGLSLLILVLLVVWMATGDVKVASKEAPDEPQVQDADRIRVEIETLEATRYQPTLKLQGQLEPWRSVMVGARVAGTVERMQVELGQNVRAGQELLQLSVDGRDAVVERWRASIQKLEADLAAARRLRASNLAAETDILRLQSDLAAARAELVAAELAVRHIRPEAPFDGVVNRKDVEQGDLVQVGTPMLELVQIDRLKATGRIPQQTVKDVQPGQAVEVNLLDGTRLAGVVSFVASAASPETRSFAVEIVVENPEQKRAAGGTANLNIRLPEQDAIFISPAYLSLDDDGRPGVKYVDDSNAVVFRNVQLLSVSTNGAWVSGLPEQIRLITRGGGFVAEGEQVEPVDRSDRRG; encoded by the coding sequence ATGACGAAAGCAAAATTGGGCTCTCTCGGGCTGTCACTTCTGATACTTGTGCTGCTGGTTGTCTGGATGGCGACTGGCGATGTAAAGGTGGCCAGTAAAGAGGCACCGGATGAGCCACAGGTGCAGGATGCAGATAGGATTCGGGTTGAAATTGAGACCCTTGAAGCAACCCGTTACCAACCAACCCTGAAACTGCAGGGCCAGCTTGAGCCCTGGCGTTCGGTGATGGTGGGTGCGCGGGTAGCCGGCACGGTTGAGCGAATGCAGGTAGAGCTGGGGCAGAACGTTCGTGCCGGGCAGGAGTTGTTGCAGCTCTCTGTTGATGGCCGGGACGCCGTGGTAGAGCGCTGGCGCGCCAGCATTCAAAAGCTGGAGGCTGACCTTGCCGCCGCGCGCCGGTTGAGAGCCAGCAACCTGGCAGCGGAGACCGATATTCTCAGACTACAGAGTGACCTGGCGGCAGCCCGGGCGGAGCTGGTAGCGGCGGAACTCGCGGTCAGGCACATTCGGCCCGAGGCCCCGTTTGACGGCGTGGTTAACCGCAAAGATGTGGAGCAGGGCGATCTTGTGCAGGTGGGTACGCCGATGCTGGAACTGGTGCAGATTGACCGGCTCAAAGCCACCGGCAGAATTCCACAGCAAACCGTGAAGGATGTTCAGCCGGGGCAGGCAGTGGAGGTTAATCTTCTGGATGGCACACGGCTGGCCGGTGTCGTCAGCTTTGTTGCCAGCGCGGCAAGCCCCGAAACCCGCAGTTTTGCCGTTGAAATTGTTGTGGAGAATCCCGAACAAAAACGCGCGGCTGGGGGCACGGCCAACCTGAATATCCGGTTGCCCGAGCAGGATGCGATTTTTATCTCACCGGCGTATCTGAGCCTGGACGATGACGGCCGGCCCGGCGTGAAATATGTGGATGACAGCAACGCTGTGGTTTTCCGGAACGTCCAGCTGTTGAGCGTATCCACCAACGGTGCCTGGGTGTCTGGCCTGCCGGAGCAGATTCGCCTGATTACCCGTGGTGGCGGTTTTGTGGCCGAGGGTGAACAGGTTGAGCCTGTTGATCGCTCGGATCGGCGGGGTTGA